In a single window of the Lates calcarifer isolate ASB-BC8 linkage group LG1, TLL_Latcal_v3, whole genome shotgun sequence genome:
- the olig2 gene encoding oligodendrocyte transcription factor 2, giving the protein MDSDTSRVSSRPSSPEVDDIFMSTLKKSVHGFSGAVSSTQSDSPSEIPSLRGLSASDEESLSLRMASKKDRKLLSESELQSIRLKINSRERKRMHDLNVAMDGLREVMPYAHGPSVRKLSKIATLLLARNYILMLSNSLEEMKRLVSEIYGSSGHHGGFHPSACGTMTHAGPVPGHPAASHASHPAVHHPLLPPAAVSTASLSAPSISAVTSVRPHHGLLKAPAAGAGPLGSSFQHWGVGTGMPCPCSMCQVPPPHVSSMSTVTMPRLASDSK; this is encoded by the coding sequence ATGGACTCTGATACGAGCCGCGTGTCGAGCAGACCGTCCTCTCCCGAGGTGGACGATATCTTCATGTCCACCCTCAAGAAGTCTGTGCACGGCTTCTCCGGCGCCGTGTCCTCCACGCAGAGCGACTCTCCGTCGGAGATCCCCAGTCTGCGCGGCCTCTCCGCCTCCGACGAGGAGTCCCTCTCCCTCCGGATGGCGTCCAAGAAAGACCGCAAACTCCTGTCGGAGAGCGAGCTGCAGTCGATCCGCCTCAAGATCAACAGCCGCGAGAGGAAAAGGATGCACGACCTCAACGTGGCCATGGACGGGCTTCGGGAGGTCATGCCCTACGCGCACGGACCATCGGTGCGCAAACTCTCCAAAATCGCGACCCTGCTGCTGGCGAGAAACTACATCCTGATGCTGAGCAACTCGCTGGAGGAGATGAAGCGGTTGGTCAGCGAAATCTACGGCAGCAGCGGGCACCACGGCGGCTTCCACCCGTCAGCCTGTGGGACTATGACGCACGCTGGGCCCGTACCGGGACACCCGGCGGCCTCCCACGCCTCTCACCCGGCCGTTCACCACCCGCTCCTCCCGCCGGCCGCCGTCTCCACCGCCTCTCTGTCCGCGCCCAGTATCTCCGCCGTCACCTCGGTCAGACCCCATCACGGACTCCTTAAAGCTCCCGCTGCCGGTGCAGGGCCGCTGGGCAGCAGTTTCCAGCACTGGGGCGTTGGCACCGGGATGCCTTGTCCGTGCAGCATGTGCCAAGTCCCGCCTCCGCATGTGTCCAGCATGAGCACCGTCACCATGCCGAGGCTGGCCAGCGACTCCAAGTGA